Genomic DNA from Candidatus Binatia bacterium:
TGTCTTGGGCAGAATCAAGTCACGGTCCGTTAAGGCTCTCACGATCGCTTGGGCAAGCGCTTGCACCTGGCCCGGTTTGACTCGCATGACTCTTGTTTACGGGAACAGTGCAATGCTGACAAGCCGCGCCTAAGCTAGCGTGCCTTCGCGTGAGATTTGCGTTTTGCAACGGCGCGCTTGCGGCCACTCGCCGCCGACGTTGACTCGTGCTCATCCGCCCTCCCAGACTTCGCTCGGAGGCGTGCGAGCTTCCGCTCAACTGCGTGCAGGCTTTCCTCAATTCGATTGAGCTCTTTGCGGACGGCTGGGTGGGCGGCGAGTTTTTCCACTGACGCTCGCACCTGGGCGTCGATTCGCTGTTGCAGCAATTCAAGCTGCTTCTGCGGCACCTCGAGAAGTTCCTCTAGCAGCTTTTTGCCGGCTGCGGCACGCGCGTCCGTAGCAGCCGTGAACTGCTGCATGCTCCGATGCGCAAATTCCTCGATCGCTTCCCGCCCTCGCTCTACGCTGGACCGCAGCTCTTGCAGTGCCTCGCCACCTTGCTGAATCAGCCAGCGCAACACCGGAATGGCGACTAACGGGCGCGGTTTTTTCTGCTCCTCAAAAATGATCTGGGCAAAGGTCACCGCGGTCAGATCCTCGCCAGTTTCGTTGTCCACCACACGCACATCTTCTCCCGCGCGTACCAGGCGAGCGATCCCCTCGAGGGTGACGTACCGACTCGTTGAAGTATCGTAAAGCTTGCGGTTGCCGTAGCGCTTGATGATTCGTGCCATAACATTCGACGCTGTTCAGACCGAGTTGAGCCGCTATCACACGCTCCCTTGCCGATGCAACAGGTGCCTTCCCATGGCCCCGCCTGGCATATGAGGAAGACACCTCAGCGGAGCCGGGGAACGGGTGAGCAATCGAGACGGCTTTTTCACTCGCTCCCGATGGTCTTTCGGGTTTCTGGACCTAACAGCGAAGGGCATACCCAACGGTCCTCAGTCGAGTGAGCCCGCAGGTGTGGTGGCGAGGATCACCAGTGCTACGGCTTGCAGGCACGTGTTGCCGCGGGTAGCGTCGGTTGCCGTGGCGGAAATTCGGCGCTTCGTTGTTGCGGCGGTTCAGTTGAACGCCTCGAGCGATAAGCAACAAAACCTCGACAAGGCGGAGGGATTTATTCGCGAGGCGGCGCGGGCTGGGGCCCGTCTTGTAGTTCTCCCGGAAGTGTTTTTTTGGCGTGGTTTACCTGAACAAGAGCGAGATGCTGCGGAGCCGATTCCAGGCCCAGCGGTGACTCGCATGGGGCGCTTAGCGCGTGATCTCGGTATCTACTTGCTTGCAGGCTCTATCTTGGAGCAAGCCGACGCCAGGTTGCCGTTCAATACCAGTGTGCTGCTCGATCCGGCCGGTGAAGTCGTCGCTCGCTATCGGAAAATCCATTTATTCGACGTGCATGTTCGGGGGCGTGTGGAGATCCAAGAATCTGCTCGTCGCTCGGCAGGAAATGACGTCGTTGTGGCCTGCACTCCCTTGGGAAACCTTGGGATCGCCATTTGTTACGATTTGCGTTTCCCCGAGTTGTTTCGTGCGCAAGCGGCAAAGGGGGCGGAGATTATTCTCTTGCCGTCTGCTTTCACCTTTGTCACCGGAGCAGCGCACTGGGAACCGCTGGTGCGGGCTCGAGCCATTGAGAACCAAGTTTACTTAGTGGCCCCGAATCAGATTGGCCGGGGCGAGGGTGGGGTGGAGAACTACGGCCACTCTTGTGTGGTGGATCCATGGGGAGTGCTGTTGGCGCAGGCGCGGGACCAGGAATGTGTCGTCTATGCTGAGGTGGATCATGATTACCTCGAATCAGTCCGGAGGCAGTTGCCAGCGCTGCGTCACCGACGGCTCCGGGATGAGGCATGAGCGACGCCCAAAAACTCAGGCGCCTGGATTGGCCCCGAAGGAAGGCGTTGCTAACACACTCGGGTCGTGGAGCGGACGAACAGACCCTCTTCTGGGCGGAAAGGCTTTTTCCGCGTGGTGCCCACTGATCGAGCTCGGGCATTGATCGCTGGGATTCGGCCGATCCGCGACACGGAGCTCATCCACGTCAAAAATGCTGCGGGCCGTGTGCTTGCCGCCGCAGTGAAAGCGCGGGCAGATGTTCCGCATTTTGATCGTGCAGTGATGGACGGTTACGCAGTGCGCGCTGCGGACACCTTCGGCGCTTCCGAAAGTCAGCCCGTTTACCTGCGCGTTGTTGGCTCAGTGGAGATGGGAAAAACGGTGAGGCGCCCTATCCACCAAGGGGAAGCCATGCGCATTAGCACTGGTGGGATGCTGCCTCCGGGTGCGGACGCCGTAGTGATGATCGAGTACACGGAGGAGCTAGGCGACGCGACGGCGGAAGTGCGCCGTGGGGTGGCACCCTGGGAGAATGTTCAGCGGGTGGGCGAAGATGTAAGACGGGGTTGCTTACTATTCGATAAGGGTTGGCGTTTACGCTCCTTCGATCTCGGAGGATTAACGGGTACTGGGGTTACCCACGTGCGCGTCTTCCGTAAACCACGTGTCGCCCTGATCTCCACAGGCGACGAAATCGTCCCGCCTGACGCCAAGCCCAAGCCCGGACAGGTCCGCAACATCAATGAGTACGCGCTGGTGCCCGTCCTGGAGGATGCCGGCGCAGCAGTGACTGATTACGGCGTCATTCGCGACGACGCGGAATTGTTTTCCCGCAGCCTGGCGAAGGCGCTCGAGTCGCACGATGCGGTCATGTTGTCGGGTGGCAGCTCCGTTGGGACGAAGGACATCACTCTTGCGAGCATTGCATCTTTGCCCGGAGCATCGGTGGCTTTTCATGGGATCTCCATTGCGCCGGGTAAACCGACAATTCTTGCGTTCGCGATGAAGAAACCGATTTTGGGTATTCCCGGACACCCCATGTCGGCGTTAGTCATCGGGCTGCTGTATGCAGCTCCACTTGTACGCGTGCTTGGCGGGGAGCGACCAGAGCGTGTTTTCCAGCCTAAAAGCCGAGTTCGTGCAATCCTAAGCGAGCCGATCGCCTCCGCTCCCGGACGGGAGGATTATGTCCGTGTCAAGCTGGAGGAAACCAACGGACTTCGGCGCGCGGTTCCAATGCCTGGAAAGTCCGCGTCGGTCTTCAACTTGATTCATGCCGACGGGCTAGTGGCCGTCCCCGCCTATGCTGAAGGACTCGAAGCAGGTACCGAGGTCGAAGTCCTCTTGCTTTAAGGATCCGCTGCCCTACCGCCGGACGCAGCGAGCAGCTCTTGGGCTTTCAGCCAGTTCTCTAGAATGGAGTTCACCT
This window encodes:
- a CDS encoding transcriptional regulator, translating into MARIIKRYGNRKLYDTSTSRYVTLEGIARLVRAGEDVRVVDNETGEDLTAVTFAQIIFEEQKKPRPLVAIPVLRWLIQQGGEALQELRSSVERGREAIEEFAHRSMQQFTAATDARAAAGKKLLEELLEVPQKQLELLQQRIDAQVRASVEKLAAHPAVRKELNRIEESLHAVERKLARLRAKSGRADEHESTSAASGRKRAVAKRKSHAKAR
- a CDS encoding carbon-nitrogen hydrolase family protein yields the protein MLPRVASVAVAEIRRFVVAAVQLNASSDKQQNLDKAEGFIREAARAGARLVVLPEVFFWRGLPEQERDAAEPIPGPAVTRMGRLARDLGIYLLAGSILEQADARLPFNTSVLLDPAGEVVARYRKIHLFDVHVRGRVEIQESARRSAGNDVVVACTPLGNLGIAICYDLRFPELFRAQAAKGAEIILLPSAFTFVTGAAHWEPLVRARAIENQVYLVAPNQIGRGEGGVENYGHSCVVDPWGVLLAQARDQECVVYAEVDHDYLESVRRQLPALRHRRLRDEA
- a CDS encoding molybdopterin molybdotransferase MoeA — its product is MPTDRARALIAGIRPIRDTELIHVKNAAGRVLAAAVKARADVPHFDRAVMDGYAVRAADTFGASESQPVYLRVVGSVEMGKTVRRPIHQGEAMRISTGGMLPPGADAVVMIEYTEELGDATAEVRRGVAPWENVQRVGEDVRRGCLLFDKGWRLRSFDLGGLTGTGVTHVRVFRKPRVALISTGDEIVPPDAKPKPGQVRNINEYALVPVLEDAGAAVTDYGVIRDDAELFSRSLAKALESHDAVMLSGGSSVGTKDITLASIASLPGASVAFHGISIAPGKPTILAFAMKKPILGIPGHPMSALVIGLLYAAPLVRVLGGERPERVFQPKSRVRAILSEPIASAPGREDYVRVKLEETNGLRRAVPMPGKSASVFNLIHADGLVAVPAYAEGLEAGTEVEVLLL